The window GCACTGGCACTCAAGGCGTCGAATCCCGGCTGGCTCGCGCTCAAGGACGGGACGCCCGCACGCGGCTTCGACCTGACCAACTCGCCGGAACTGGTCAGGCGCGCCGACCTTGCCGGGCGGACCGTCGTACAGACGACGACCGCAGGTACGGTCGGGGCGCTCGCGGTCACCGAGGCCGAGTGGGCGCTCTGCGGCAGTTTCGTCGTGGCAGGTGCGACGGCCCGCCTCCTGGCGAGCACCGGCGCCGACGCGGTGACCTTCGTGGCGACCGGCGAGGGCGGCCGAGCAGCGGAGGATCGGGCCTGCGCCGACTACCTGGCAGAACTGTTGGGCGGAGGCCACGTCGACCCTGCGCCCTATGTCCGACGGGCCCGGGACTCCACCGCCGCCCAGGAGCTGCGTGACGGGCGCCGCCATGGAAGTCGCTCCGCCGATGTGGGGTTGTGCCTAGAGGTGGACCGCTTCGACTTCGCCATGAGGGTCACACTCAAGGCCGGGATGGCGGTCCTGCGACCGGTTGCCGCCCGGCCGGGTGCGGGGCTCGCCGGACACCGGGCACGGTGACCGGCGAGCCCCGCTCCCCCACCGGCTCGCCACGGCCCCGCAACACGCCGGCCACGGCCCCGTGAACGGACCACCGATCGCCGGCAGCCGGAGCGAAGCGCCGGTGACGCCTCCTTCCGTCAGGCCAGGAGGCCGTTCAGCCACTGCTGCCAGGCGGCCTCGGCTCCATCCGTATCCGGTCCGAACAGGTGGTGGAACATCAGCAGGACACCCGAGCCGAAGTGGAAGGTGTAGATGCCGTCGGCGGTACGGACCGCGATCCGCTCGTCGTCGGCCCAGACGACCTCGCCGTCCATCGGTGCCAGGCCGGACGGTTCGGCATGCGCCCGCGCACCGGCCGGGACCGGGACGGTCAGCGCCAGCCCGTGCGCGAGGGCCGCGCCGACGTCGCCCGCCGCCCTGCCGGGCGTCGGAACCATGGCGAACACGGGGAAGCCGGTCCGTCCGGGAAAACGGGTCAGGTACTCGCCGAGCGTGTGGAGGTGGAAGGGCCACCCGCGGCGCAGCGCGTCGTACTCGTCCTGCCAGTCGTCTCCGAGCAGGCCGCTGTGGACCACGCGGAGGACGGTACTGCCCTGCTCCTTCCCCTCGATCAGGTACTCGAAGGCCGTCCTCGCCGGGAGATGTCCGGGTCGCGAGGCGTCTGCCGGGTTCGTAGGCCGTGATCACGGCCTGCTCACGGTGCCCCGCGATGTCCATCGACGCGACACCGCCTTCCCGGGGTTCCACCTCGTTGCGGCCCATGAACCAGGAGTCGATGCCCGGGCCTGTGGCGATGGCCTGCCAGACCTCGTCCGGGCCCACCGGCAGGGTCGTCTCCAGCTCGATCTCGAATGGGTGCGTCATGATCGCTCTTCCTGTTCGGCTGACGGTTCTTGTTCGTTGCCCCCCATGGCTTCCGACAGCGGGCCGGGCCCACTCGACGGAACGTCCGGACGGGCGTCGGGGATCTGGTGCACGCCGACGATCACGCGGTTGCGCCGGCCTCCCGGGGCGGACTCGTCGTGGTAGCGGCCGACCAGGGCAGCCACCGCCTCGGTGAGCTCCTCGGCGAAGGCCGACCGGTCGGCCGCGGACGCGAAGCGCACCTCGGCATCGATCCCGAAGCTCGCGACCCGCCGCTGGGCCCGGGCGGCGCCGGTCAGCAGTGCGCCGACCTCTCGCACCATCCGGGCCCCCAGCGCCAGAAGCCAGTGTCCGGAGAGCTGGTCGGGGGACCGGGAGGGATCCGGGCTGACGGCTGCCAGGGCGCTGGGCGAGATCACGTAGGAGGAGGCGGTGGCGCGGTACACGCGCTCGGTGACATTGCCCTTGCGCCGCTCCTCGGCGAGCTCGACGAGTCCGTGGCGCTCCAGCTCCTTCAGGTGGTAGTTGACCTTCTGCCGAGGCAGCCCCAGGCGCGCGGCCAGCATGGCCGCGGACCCCGGCTCGGTCAGGGCGGCGAGGATCCGGGACCGCATGGGGTCCAGGGATGCCATCGCCGCGGCGGGCTCTTCGATCACAGCTACATCCAGCACTCCCCCAGGATTACCCGGACAATAATTCTTGTCAAGACAAAAAATATTGTCGGTGCATCTCGGGCCGCTCGTTCGACGGGTGGAGTCGAGTGCCCGTGAAGGGTTCGTCGGGCTTCGCCCGGAAGGCGCACGGCGCAACCCGTCTCCGGTGCACACAGGGGCTCGACCGGCGAAGCGTCCGACGTTCACGGGGGGGGGCGGGCGTCCACGAACGCGGCCGGCGCGCGAGTACGTCCGGCCACTGCCGTTCCGGACGCCGGACTCGGCGCGTTCCCGGGACCGGCCCGGAGATGCGGCACAACGGTGGCTGCGGCTCCCCGGAGCTTTCGATACGCCGACGATATGTGGCGGCTCGTAACCTCGGGTCATGCGAGTGCTGATCGTCGAGGACGAGCCCTACATGGCGGAAGCCATCCGTGACGGCCTGCGCCTGGAGGCGATCGCGTCCGACGTCGCCGGTGACGGTGACACCGCCTGGGAGCTGCTGAGCACGAACACGTACGACATCGCCGTCCTCGACCGCGACATTCCCGGCCCCTCCGGCGATGAGATCGCCGAACGCATCGTCCGCTCCGGCAGCGGCATGCCGATCCTCATGCTCACCGCCGCCGACCGGCTCGACGACAAGGCTTCGGGCTTCGGACTCGGCGCCGACGACTACCTCACCAAGCCGTTCGAGCTCCGCGAGCTCGTACTCAGACTCAGAGCGCTCGACCGCAGGCGTGCGCACAACCGGCCTCCCGTGCGGGAGATCGCGGGCCTGCGGCTCGATCCGTTCCGCCGCGAGGTCCACCGCGACGGCAGGCACGTCGCACTGACCAGGAAGCAGTTCGCGGTGCTCGAAGTCCTCGTCGCCGCCGAGGGCGGTGTCGTCAGCGCCGAGGAGCTCCTGGAGCGGGCGTGGGACGTGAACGCCGACCCCTTCACCAACGCCGTGCGCATCACGGTCTCGGCCCTGCGCAAGAGACTCGGCGAACCCCAGGTCATCGCCACGGTGTCCGGCGCCGGGTACCGCATCGACGCGCATCCCGCTCGCATCCGGGAGGGCAGGGAACGTGGCTAGGCGGCCAGGGCTCAGCGTCCGCTTCAAACTCACTCTCAGCTACGCCGGGTTCCTCATGATCGCCGGCATCCTGCTGCTCGCGGCGGTGTGGGTGTTCCTCCTGCGCTACGTCCCCGACCGCGCGATGCTGATCAACCCCGACGACAGACTCCGTGGCGTCTTTCCCGTCCGGTCCG is drawn from Streptomyces sp. NBC_00178 and contains these coding sequences:
- a CDS encoding 2-phosphosulfolactate phosphatase; protein product: MRSRTVATSDVDGTEKVAVVIDVMRAFTTAAWVFHRGADRIVLAADGDRALALKASNPGWLALKDGTPARGFDLTNSPELVRRADLAGRTVVQTTTAGTVGALAVTEAEWALCGSFVVAGATARLLASTGADAVTFVATGEGGRAAEDRACADYLAELLGGGHVDPAPYVRRARDSTAAQELRDGRRHGSRSADVGLCLEVDRFDFAMRVTLKAGMAVLRPVAARPGAGLAGHRAR
- a CDS encoding ArsR/SmtB family transcription factor, whose translation is MLDVAVIEEPAAAMASLDPMRSRILAALTEPGSAAMLAARLGLPRQKVNYHLKELERHGLVELAEERRKGNVTERVYRATASSYVISPSALAAVSPDPSRSPDQLSGHWLLALGARMVREVGALLTGAARAQRRVASFGIDAEVRFASAADRSAFAEELTEAVAALVGRYHDESAPGGRRNRVIVGVHQIPDARPDVPSSGPGPLSEAMGGNEQEPSAEQEERS
- a CDS encoding response regulator transcription factor encodes the protein MRVLIVEDEPYMAEAIRDGLRLEAIASDVAGDGDTAWELLSTNTYDIAVLDRDIPGPSGDEIAERIVRSGSGMPILMLTAADRLDDKASGFGLGADDYLTKPFELRELVLRLRALDRRRAHNRPPVREIAGLRLDPFRREVHRDGRHVALTRKQFAVLEVLVAAEGGVVSAEELLERAWDVNADPFTNAVRITVSALRKRLGEPQVIATVSGAGYRIDAHPARIREGRERG